The Deltaproteobacteria bacterium DNA window CAGTCCTTGCGTTGCACGGCTGCAGCGAGGACGGTCTGCGGGCCGACTTCGAGGCGGCCGAGCTGGCGCTCGCCGGGGGCCGTTACATCGAGGCCGAACGGCTGTACCGGCGCATCGTAAAGGAGGACCCGGCCGGGCCCCTGGCCCCCAAGAGCCAATACAGGCTGGGCTTCATATACGACCACTACCTCGACGACGCCTCGAGGGCGCTCGACGCCTACGAGGTCCTGCTCGGCTCCTACCCCGGGAGCCCGGAGGCCGCGGAGGCGAGGGGCCGGCGGGCTGAACTCTACTCGCGGCTCGGCGCTCACCGCAAGGCTATAGAGGACTACCAGGTCCTCAAAGAGCTCGCCCGGGGGCCGGGAAAGGCCGACTACCAGTTCCGCATAGCCATGGAGTATCTGAAGATGAACGACCTGAGGCAGGCGAGGATCGAGCTCGGCGAGATAGTGAAGGCCGACCCGGCGAGCGAGCTTGCGCCGCGGGTCTACTTCCACACGGCCTCGACCTACTACATCGAGGGCGAGCTTGCAAGGGCCGTGGAGAACTACGAGAGGGTGATGAGGGACTTTCCCGACGACCCCCTGGCGCTGGAGGCGGCCATCGGCATGGCCGCGGCCCTGGAGGAATCGGGGGACCTGGAGGGGGCGCTCCGGATGCTGCGCTCCGTGGAGAAGCGCTATCCGAACAGCGGGGTCGTCACGACACGGATAGGGCGCATCGAGAAGCGACTCGGCAAGAGGCCGGGGAGCAAGGCTGAGAAGGGCCGCCGGCGGCGGTGAGCGGGATCTGCCGATGAAGAACAGTTCGGACCTCAACGACGTGAAGGTGAGCGTGCTCGGCGCCGGGAGCTGGGGCACCACACTGGCCGACCTCCTGGGCCGAAAGGGCCTCAGGACGACGCTCTGGGTGAGAGAGGCTGAGCTTCTCGAGACGATGGAGAAGACGGGCGAGAACGAGATATTTCTGCCGGGCGTTAAGATTTCGGAGAACGTGCTGCCCACGGGCTCCCTCGAGGTGGCCTGCCGGGCCCCTCTCATCGTCTGCGCCGTGCCCACCCACGGCGCAAGGGAGGTCTTCAAGGAAGCGGCCCGCTTCATCTCCGACCCCGAGACGGTCATCGTGAGCGCCTCCAAGGGCATAGAGGAGGAGACGGGCATGAGGGTGAGCGAGATCATGGCCGACATGCTCCCGCCGGTCCGGGCCGTCGTGGTGCTCTCGGGACCGAGCTTCGCAAGGGAGGTCGCCATGGGAAAGCCCACGGCCCTGTGCGCGGCGTCGGCGAACACGGAGGCGGCCCTGCTCGTGCAGAAGACCTTCAGCACCGACTGCTTCAGGGTGTACACAAACAGCGACGTAACCGGGGTGGAGCTGGGCGGCGCCCTGAAGAACATCATCGCCATAGCCTCGGGCATATGCGGGGGGCTGGGGCTGGGCCCCAACGCCAGGGCGGCGCTCATAACGCGGGGACTCGCCGAGATGACGCGCCTGGGCACGGCCCTGGGCGCAAGGGCCGAGACGTTCTCGGGCCTGTCGGGGCTGGGTGATCTGGTGCTCACCTGCACCGACGAGATGAGCCGCAACTACACGGTGGGACTCAGAGTGGGCCGGGGCGAGAAGCTCTGGACCATCATGTCGGAGATGAAGATGGTGGCCGAGGGAGTGCGCACATCGCGGGCCGTGAAGACGCTCGCCGAGCGCCACGGCGTGGAGATGCCGATAACCGGCGAGGTGTGCAGCGTCCTCTACGAGGACAAGGACCCCCGCAAGGCGGTAATGGAGCTCATGACGCGCAGGCTGCGCCGGGAGTAGGCCGGCGTCGGGGGGAGGCGGAGGAGAAGAGATGTACCGACGGGCGCCCTCGCAGGCCGCGGTGACGGCCCTTGCTCTCCTCGGCCTGCTTTGCGGTGCCGGGGCGCAGGGCGCCGACCCCTACGAGAAGGTTAGGGCCCTCATGGTGGAGCGCCAGATCGAGGCCCGCGGCATCAAGGACAGGCGCGTGCTCGAGGCCATGGCCACGGTGCCGCGCCACGAGTTCGTGCCCGAGACCTACCGCGACGAGGCCTACGCCGACCACCCCCTGCCCATAGGAGAGGGCCAGACGATCTCGCAGCCCTACGTCGTCGCCCTCATGACCGAGCTCCTCGATCTCAAGGGCGGGGAGAAGGTGCTCGAGATAGGCACGGGCTCGGGCTACCAGGCCGCCGTGCTCGCCGCCGTCACGGAGAGGGTCTACACCATGGAGATCCGCGCCGCCCTGGCCAAGGAGGCGGCCGCAAGGCTCGAGCGCCTGGGCTACAGGCAGGTGCGCACACGGCTCGGCGACGGCTACTACGGCTGGCCCGAGGAGGCGCCGTTCGACGCCATCATAGTGACGGCGGCGGCCAACCACGTCCCCCCGCCGCTGCTGGCCCAGCTCAAGGAGGGAGGACGGCTCGTCATCCCCATAGGCTCGACGAGGTACTACCAGACGCTCACGCGCATAACCAGGGTCGAGGGCGAATTCGAGGTGGAGCACGTAACGAGCGTCATGTTCGTGCCCATGGTGGGGGCGGCGCAGAAACAGCGCCCCTGACGGCGGCGCCATAATGCACCAGGAACGCATAGCCATAGAGAGCCCGGCGGCGGCGCTGCGCGCCATCTCACGCCTTGAGATGCCCTTTGCCTGCCGCTGCCAGGCCGAGGGGGCCGGCGGCCCGCTCGTGCTGCTCGGCGCCGAACCCTACATGGTCCTGAGCTGCGACGGCCGCGGCACAAGACTCTCCGGCGCGCGGGACGGACTCTTCGCCGACCCCTTCTCGGCTCTCTCCGCGATCATCGCCGACCACGCCCCCCTTCCAGAAGCAGAAGGCCCCTTCCCATTCAACGGCGGGGCCTTCGGCTACTTCTCCTACGACCTGAAGGACCTTGTCGAGCCCTCCCGCCGCCCCGCCTCCCAGCCCGCCGCCTCACAGGCGGTCGAACTCGCCGCCGCGGGGCTACCCCGCGCGCTCCTCGGCTTCTACGATCCCGTGATAGTATGGGAGGAAGAGACACGGCGGGCGTGGGCCGTATCCTACCAGACGCAAGGCTGGCAGGGCAGGCTCGAAAGACTCAGGGAGGCCCTCTCTCTCGGCGGGCCGGAGCCCGGAGCCCTGCGGCCCTCGCGGTTCTGTCTCTCCGACTTTACGCGCGAGGGCTACATGGAAGCCGTCGAAAGGGCCATAGACTACATAGCGGCGGGCGACATATACCAGGTGAACCTCTCGCAGCGGCTCGTACTCGAGTGGAGCGCTCCGGCGCTGCGCGCCTTCGAGGCCCTCGGCGGCACGGACGGCGCGCCGTTTTCGGCATACCTCGACGCCGGCCCCTTCCAGGTGGTCTCTAACTCGCCGGAGCTTCTTTTGCGTGTAAGGGGGCGCAGGGCGGAGACACGGCCCATAAAGGGGACGCGGCGCAGGGGAGCGGACCGCCGGGCCGACAGGGCCATGGTCGATGAGCTGAGAAACAGCCCCAAGGAGCGGGCCGAGCACGTCATGATAGTGGACCTGGAGCGTAACGACCTCGGCAGGGTCTGCGAGCCCGGGACGGTGCGCGTGCGCTCCTTCGGGCGCATAGAGACCTTCCCCGGCCTCCACCACATGGTCTCGGTAGTCGAGGGGAGGCTGAGAGAGGGCGTCGACTCGGCACAGTGCCTGCGCAACGTCTTTCCCGGCGGCTCCATAACGGGGGCGCCCAAGATCAGGGCCATGGAGATAATCGACGAGCTCGAGCCCACGCCCAGGGAACTCTACACGGGAGCCGTCGGATGGTGCGACCTCTCGGGCGACATGGAGCTGGCCATGGCCATACGGACGGCGGTGGTCAAGGACGGGCTCATGTACCTCGGTGTGGGCGGCGCGGTCGTTGCCGACTCCGACCCCGCCTGCGAATACGACGAAACGATCCTCAAGGCCGCCGGCTTCCTCGCGGTGGCCGGTGTGAACGATGGGCTACGCATACGTAAACGGTGAGATGGTGCCCGCGGAGAAGGCCGCGGTCAGCGTCTTCGACCGGGGCTTCCTCTACGGCGACGGCCTCTTCGAGACGATGAAGGCCTATGACGGCCGCGTCTTCCTCTTCAGGGAACACATGGAGAGGCTGCGCCGCGGCGCCGTGGCGCTTGGCATAAGCACCTCGCCTCTGAAGGGGCTCCGCCGCGCGGCGGCCGAGCTCATGGAGCGTAACGGCCTCGTGCGCGGCGAGGCCCGCCTGCGGGTCACCCTCACCCGCGGCGTATTCGACGGCGGACACGGCCCCGTCGGGAGGACGAGGCCCACCGTCGTCCTCACGGCCGGGGCGCTCGACGACGGGGCGCTCTCGCGGCTTCGGCGCCGCGGCGTAAGGGCCGTGCTCGCCTCGGTGCCGGCGCCGCCGCTTGCGGCGTTCAAGACGCTAAACTACCTCCCCTGCGTCATGGCCAAGGCCGGGGCCCGGCGCGCCGGCGCCTTCGAGGCCCTCTTCACGACGGCCGACGGCCGCCTCACCGAAGGCACATCGACAAACCTCTTCATCGCAAGGGACGGAACCCTCTTGACGCCGCCGCCCGAGTCGGGCCTGCTGCCCGGCATAACACGCCGCGCCGTCATGGAGATGGCCGGGGAGGCCGGCATATCCGTCGTCGAGGCCGACCTGCGCAGCCGCGACCTCTACGAGGCCGACGAGGCGATGCTCACGAACTCGATAATAGAGGTGGTGCCGCTCGTGGCCGTCGGGGACCGGCCGATCGGCACTGGCGCTCCCGGCGACCTCACACGCCTGGTACAGTCGCTCTACAGCGCGGCGCTCAGCCGACTCGCCTCCCGCCGCCGGGCGGCGGCGCCTTGATTTTCCGGCCGCCATTCGGTATATTTTCCTTATGAAACCGGCAGACGCCAAAGGTCCGGGCGGCGAAAGCGAAGGCGCCGCGGACGGCGGGTCCGGGCACACGAGGTGGACGCCCGAGCTCGATACGCTCGTAGAGGTCGGCAAGGCCGTAACCTCTTCGCTCGACATCACCCATATCCTCAAGGTGGTGATGGAGAAGATAAGCGAGCTCTTCCGTCCCTCCAACTGGTCGCTTCTCCTCCTGGACGAACGCAGCGGCGAACTCACCTTCGAGATAGTCGTGGGCGAAGGGGCCGAAAAGATAAGGGAGCTGAGGCTAAAGCCCGGCGAAGGCATAGCCGGCTGGGTGGCCCGCGAGGGCGTGCCGCTTCTCGTCCCCGACGTGGCCACAGACCCGCGCTTCTGCGGCAAGATCGACAGGCTCGCCGGCTTCTCGACGAAGTCGGTCGTATGCGTGCCCCTGAAGGCAAAGGGCAGGTGCCAGGGCGTAATCGAGCTCATCAACTCGGTGGAGTCCTTCACCGAGGACGACCTGCGCCTGCTCAGCGCGCTCGCCGACTACACGGCCATCGCCATAGAGAACGCCAAGTACCTCGACAAGGTGGAAGAGCTCACCATAACCGACGACCTCACCGGCCTCTACAACACGCGCCACCTCCACAGCTGCCTCGAATACGAGGTCGAGAGGGCGCGGCGCTACGAATACGACGTCTCCATGATATTCCTCGACATCGACAGCTTCAAGTCCATCAACGACCGGTACGGCCACCTCCGCGGCTCGAGGCTTCTGTGCGAGGCCGGCTCTCTCATCAGAAAGAACGTGAGGAGCGCCGACATAGTATGCCGCTACGGCGGCGACGAGTTCGTCGTGCTCCTGCCCCAGACCTCGAAGAAGAACGCCATGGCGGCGGCCGAGAAGCTGCGGGAGGCGCTGCGCAGCCACAGCTTCCTGCGCGGCGACGGCCTGGACTGCCGCATAACGGCCAGCTTCGGCGTGGCCTCGTTCCCGGCCGACGCAAAGGACAAGTACGAGCTCATAAGCCTTGCGGACAGGGCCATGTACAAGATCAAGAACCTGACAAAAGACGGGGTGTCATGTCTTTGAGAAGGCGGCGGCTCATCGGCGCACGGCCGGTCGCCGCCGCAGCGGCCGCGCTGCTCGCGGCGCTGCTCGCCGGCGGCTGCGCCACGGTGACGCGCACGGCCGTGGGCGTGCCCATAGAGGCCGAACGCGTCGAGGCCATACGCCCCGGCGAGACGACAGAGGCCGAGATAATCGGCGCCTTCGGAGAGCCGGCCGGGATATCGAGGGACGGGGACGGCGACAAACTCGTCTTCCGATACGAGCAGAGGGAGGTCCCCTCCTACTTCGGCGGCCTCGTGGTGAACGAAAAGAGGGCGTCGGTGCGGACGACGACCCTGGAGGTGACCATCCGCAACGGGAAGGTCAGCTCCTACCGCCTGACGACGACGGAGAAATGAGGCGCCCGGCCCCCCGCCCGGCCCCCCGCCGCCGCGCACGCCCGTACCTGCGAGAGGTGTCGTGAGCCTGTACGCCTACCTTGCCCTTCTGCCCGCTGCAAGCGTCGTGCTCTGTGCGTCGCTGGGTCTTTTCACCCTCTCGCGCAACCCACGCAATCCCGCCAACATCGGGCTCTTCGGCGGCCTGGCCGCCCTCACCGTCGTCGAGACCGGCGCGGCCTTCATGCTCCTGCACGCGGGCGATGCTACGGGCCTTGTGGCCGGCGCCCGCCTGGCGGCGGCCGGCATGGCGCTCCTGCCGCCGCTGTGGCTCGTCTTCACGCTATCGTTTGCAAGGAGCGAGCCTGCGGCGGTGCTCAGACGGTGGTCTCCCGTCCTGGCCGCCTTCACGCTCCTCTCCCTCGTCTTCATCTACATCATATGCCTCCACGCCCCATCCCCCCTGCGCGCCGTCCAGCCGAGCCTCTTCGCCCCTTCCCGCCACACCGTGACCGTCTCGACCGCGGGACGCTACCTCGCCGTATACGTGATACTCGGCCTCCTGCCGAGCCTTGCACACCTTGAGAACACGCTGCGCTCGTCCACGGGCGGGAAACGATGGTCGGTAAAGTACATAGTCTTCGGCGTCGGCGCGGTCCTGGTCTTCTTCGTCTACCTCGCAAGCCAGATGATGCTGCTCGGCGCAATGGAGCTTGAGCTCATGGCCACGGTCTCTGCGGTCATACTCATCTCGGTCTCCCTGCTCGCCGTGTTCATCATCCGTTACAGGCTCATGGACGTGGACATCTTCATATCGAGGTACGTGGTATACAACTCGCTTGTGCTGCTCATCGTGGGCATATACCTCATCGCCGTGGGCCTCATCGCCCACGGCATCAAGTACTTCGACCTCCCCTTCGACTACTTCGTGACGACGCTCTTCGTCTTCGCGGCCCTTCTCCTGCTCATGGTCCTGCTCTTCAACACGCAGCTTCGCCGCCGCTTCCAGCTCTTCATAAACCGCCACTTCTACAGCCACAAGTACGAGTTCCGCGACAAGTGGATGGAGACCATCGAGCGGCTCGGCTCGTGCACCACCGTGGCCGCCACGGCCGACATACTGGTGGAGATGATATCGGAGACGATGGGCACAAAAAAGGTCTTCCTCTGGCTCCACGAGCCGGGCATGAAGCGCTACAGGCTCATACGGCCGCCGGACGAGAACTCAAGTATAGGTGAAGATCATCCGATAGTAAGGCATCTGAGCTCGCGCAAGAGACCCTTTTTCCTCAAGGAAGCGATGGAACGGGAGAAGAGGGACGAAGAGGCCGCAGACGCGCTGGAGCGGCTCGCCGAGCAGACCGGGGCCGTGCTCTGCGCCCCCCTTGCCGCAGGGGACGAACTGCTGGGCTTCACCCTCCAGCAGCCCGACCTAAGCGGCGAGGAGTACCGCCAGGACGACTTCGACATCCTCGGCGCCTTCACCGCCCAGGCGGCCGTGCAGATAAAGAACGCCATCCTCACCGACGACCTCATGGACATGAAGGCCGTGGAGGGCTTTCACAAGATGAGCTCCTTCATAATGCACGACCTCAAGAACCTCACCAACTCGCTGTCGCTGGTGAGCCAGAACGCAAGACACAACATGGACAACCCCGACTTCCAGCGTGACGCCATAAAGACCGTAGACGGCACGGTGCGGCGCATGAAGGAGCTCATAGGCAGGCTCTCGACCATAAGGAAGGGCCTGGAGCTGCGCCGGGAGCCCACCGACCTCTCGGCCGTCATCGAGGAGGCCGTGGCCAAGACGGTCGTGCCGCCGGAGAAGGAGATAACGCTCACCAGGGAGCTTAGGGAGATGGGGCCTGTCATGGTGGACCCCATGGCCATGGAGATGGTGCTCGTAAACCTCATATCCAACGCCTGCGACGCCATAGCCTGCCGGGGGCGGGTGCACGTGAGCTCGGAGGCAAGCGACGGTTTCGCACGGATCGAGGTGAGCGACGACGGCGAGGGCATGTCGGCGGAATTCATGGAGCACTCTCTCTTCAAGCCCTTCATGAGCACCAAGAGCGGCGGCATCGGCATCGGGCTCTACCAGTGCAAGATAATCGTCGAGGCCCACAAGGGCCGCATCGAGGCGGAGAGCGAAGAGGGCCGCGGCACGACCTTCACCATACGGCTGCCCCTGTGAGCCGCACCACCGCGCAAAGAGCGGAAACGATGGAACAGAAACCCAAGCTTCTCATCGTAGACGACGAAGAGTCCATCAGGACCCAGATGAAGTGGGCCCTCATAGACGACTACGACGTCTACCTGGCGGCCGACGCCGACAAGGCCATGCAGCTCGTGCACGCCAAGAAGCCGCACCTCGTCACCCTCGACCTCGGTCTGCCGCCCACGCCAAGCGACCCACGCGAGGGCCTCGATCTCCTCGCAAAGATACTCCACTTCGAGCCGGGCGCAAAGGTCATGGTCGTCACCGGCGACCCGGACAAGAAGACGGCCCTCGAGGCCGTAGCCCACGGCGCCCACGACTACTTCACAAAGCCCATCGACATAGAAGAGCTCAAGATGAGCCTGCGGCGCGCCCATTACATCTACACCCTCGAAGCCGAGCACAGGGCCATGAGCATTCGGCTCCAGCAACAGGGCTTCTCCGCGATCATAGGCTCCTGCAGGCCCATGCAGAAGATATTCGACGCCGTGCGCAAGGTGGCCACCACCGACGTTCCGGTGCTCGTCACCGGCGAGAGCGGAACGGGCAAGGAGCTCGTCGCCATGGCCATCCACAAGCAGAGCGCGAGGCAGGGCAAGCCCTTCGTACCCATAAACTGCGGCGCCATACCGGAGACGCTCATGGAGAGCGAACTCTTCGGCCACGAAAAGGGGGCCTTCACGGGCGCGCACGTCCAGCGCAAGGGCAAGGTCGAGCAGGCCGACGGCGGCACCCTCTTCCTCGACGAGATAGGCGAGCTTGCGCCGGCCCTGCAGGTGAAGCTCCTGCGCTTTCTCCAGGACCACACCATCGAGCGCGTCGGAGGCCGCAGGACCATAGAGGTGGACGTGCGCATAATAGCGGCGACCAACAAGGACCTTGTGCGACTGATCGAAGAGGGCCTCTTCCGTGAGGACCTCTACTACAGGCTCGCCGTGGTCAACATCGAGCTTCCGCCGCTGCGCGAGCGCGGCGAGGACAAGGTACTGCTGGCCAAGAGTTTCCTCCAGAAGTTCGGCGACAGCCGGGCGGGCCCCCGCCATCTCTCGCGCGAGGCCGTGGAGGCCATCAACGCCCACGACTGGCCCGGCAACGTGCGGGAGCTGGAGAACAGGATGCGCCGGGCCATAACCCTTGCCGAGGGACCGTCCATCACGCCCTCGGACCTCGGCCTCGAGGAGACGGCCGGCACGGCCATGCGGCTCGACCTCAGGAAGGCGCGCGAGGAACTGGAGACGAGGTACGTCAACATGGCCCTCGTAAAACACAACGGCAACATCACAAAGGCGGCCGAGGAGCTGGGGCTTACGAGACCGACGCTCCACAGCATGATGAAGAAGTACGGGATCGTCACGCAGCGCTGACGCGAGGTCCCGGACCGGCGCCGGGGCGGGCTCCCCCTCCCCGCGGGAGCCCGCCCGGCGGCCACACACAAAGGCAACCCGGCAGGGTGCTTCGAGGGAGAAGATGAAGAGATTTCTCGTAACGGGAGGTGCTGGCTTCATAGGTTCCAACCTCTGTGAGATGTTGACGGGCGGAGGCCACCGCGTCCGGGTCCTGGACAACCTCTTCTCGGGCAAGAGGGAGAACCTCGCCGCAGTGGCCGACTCCATCGAGTTCATGGAGGGCGACATACGAGACGAAAGGGCGCTGAAGGAGGCGATGGAAGGGATCGACTACTGCATCCACCTCGCCGCCATAGGGTCGGTGCCCCTCTCGGTGGAAGACCCGGCGACGACCCACGAGGTCAACGCCACCGGCACGCTCAACGTCCTGAGGGCGGCGCTCGCCGCGGGCGTGAGGAAGGTCGTCTACGCCTCCACATGCGCCGTATACGGCGACGACCCGAGGCTTCCGAAGACCGAGGAGATGACGCCCACGCCCAAGACCCCCTACGCGACCACCAAGCTCATGGGCGAGCACTACTGCGCCAACTTCAGCGACCTCTACGGCCTCTCCACCACCTCGTTCCGCTACTTCAACGTCTACGGCCGCCGCCAGGACCCGGCCTCCCACTACGCCGCCGTCATACCGAAGTTCATAACGGCGCTCCTCAAGGGGGAGGCGCCGGTCATCTTCGGCGACGGCGAACAGAGCAGGGACTTCATATACGTGGACGACCTCAATCGCGCCAACATGCTCGCCGCCATGGCCGAAGAAGAAAGCGGCCAGGTGTACAACCTCGGAACCGGCCGCAGCGTCACCGTGAACGAGCTCTTCACCGTAATCCGCAACTGCGCGGGCCGCCTCGATATCGAGCCGGTCTACGGCGAGGAGCGCAAGGGCGACATAAAACACTCCCGCTCCGACATCTCGAAGGTCAGAGGGCGGCTGGGCTTCAATCCCCGCTTCGACATGGAGCGGGGCCTCGCCGAGACGGTGCGCTACTACGAGGAGACGGCCCCGTAGGACGGCCCTTGTTCCCCGCCGCCGCTCTCGTCGCCGCCTTCATCGGGAAGCTTCCCTGCGGGCCATGAGGGGGGAGCGGCCCGACGTATGCTTTCTTTACACCGGGACGATCTCAACAATCCTCATATATTACGGTATGTTACCGCCAAACGCCCCCTCTCGGCATCCTCATCCCCGTCAGCTATTGTTGACACTTTTTCCCCTCCCCAGCGATCTTCAATAAATAGTAATGTAAATTCAACACGTTGAAACTCCGGTACGTTAATTGCATATCTAAAAATGGCAGGACGCAGGGAGTCTCCGCCACTTCGAGCAACGGTAGGGGACTGACCGACGGAACGGACGATACGTGCGAGCGGAGAACTACGGAAAGGAGTTGACATGAACAGCCTCAAACGAATCATAGCGGCAGCGGCCGTCTTCGCCGCCGTCGTACTCACAGCCGGCAAGGCATCGGCCCTCGTGCTGCTGAGCGACGGCTTCGAGACGGAGACGACGTTCTCCTGGCAGCCAGCCTTCATGAACTTCAACAACTGGGACGTGACCAGCGGCACGGTCGACATCATAAGCGAGTGGTCGTATTGGAACTGGTTCCCCGGCTACGGCTACTACGTGGACCTCGACGGCAGCTCTTACAAGGCCGGCACCCTCACGTCGAAGACCAACTTTTCACTGACGCCCGGCGTATATACCCTCTCCTTCGACCTCGCCGGCAGCCAGAGGAAGATTCCCTCTACGGATACAGTGACGGTGAGCCTCGGATCGGTATTCAGCCAGACCTACACCCTCCCGTCGACAGCACCGATGTCCACCTACAGCTACAGCATCACCGTAACCTCGCCCACCACGGGCCACATCTCCTTCAGCCACGCAGGCGGCGACAACGTGGGCATCATACTGGACAACGTGCTCTTCGAGAAGATGGCCGCCAGCGTTCCCGAGCCCTCCACCCTCCTTCTGACCGCTTCCGCGGCGGCGGGATGGCTTTTTGCGAGACGCCGCCACGGCGGCTCGCCGCTCTGAGAAGAGACCGGGCGCAAGCGCAGGCAAAAAGGCCCCGCTCCGGGACGGAGGGGGCCTTTTTCTTTGGGGCCTCGACCTCTTGTCCCCTCCGTGTTAACATAACGGTCATGGCTCCCACCATCGACTCGCTCATAAGCCCGGACGCCGCCGAGCGGCTGCGCCGTGAGATCGCGTCGGTCTCGGGCAACGAGGTCTTCTTCGAGGGCTCGGTCGAGGACGGCGTGGTCACGGCCGTGAGGCCCCTTGCGCGGGGCAACGGCCGGGCCGTGCCCGCCGCGGCCGCCACGGTGCGCCCCGGCTCTGTGGTCATCCACAACCATCCCGGCGGTACGCTCACCCCGTCGGAGGCCGACATCGAGGTGGCGTCGCGGCTCGCCGAACGGGCCGTGGGCTTCTACATCATCGACAACGACGCCTCCCGTGTCTACGTCGTCGTCGAGGCGGCGGCGCAAGGCAGGCCGCGGCCCGTCGAGGCGGCGGAGCTGAAGGCCGTGCTCGGCCCCGGCGGGGCCGTGGCCCGGACCCTCGAGGGCTACGAGCACCGCCCCCAACAACTCTCCATGGCCGCCGCAACGGCAGCCGCCTTCGGCTCGGACGCCGCGGCCCTCATAGAGGCGGCCACAGGCGTGGGCAAGAGCTTCGGCTACCTCGTCCCCTCCATCATCTGGGCAACGGAGAACAAGGAGCAGGTCGTCGTATCGACGAACACCATAAACCTCCAGGAGCAGCTCATAGGCAGGGACCTGCCGCTGCTGGAGTCGGCCATG harbors:
- a CDS encoding tetratricopeptide repeat protein codes for the protein MVKCRCGGWWLVGLSFAVLALHGCSEDGLRADFEAAELALAGGRYIEAERLYRRIVKEDPAGPLAPKSQYRLGFIYDHYLDDASRALDAYEVLLGSYPGSPEAAEARGRRAELYSRLGAHRKAIEDYQVLKELARGPGKADYQFRIAMEYLKMNDLRQARIELGEIVKADPASELAPRVYFHTASTYYIEGELARAVENYERVMRDFPDDPLALEAAIGMAAALEESGDLEGALRMLRSVEKRYPNSGVVTTRIGRIEKRLGKRPGSKAEKGRRRR
- a CDS encoding NAD(P)-dependent glycerol-3-phosphate dehydrogenase, with translation MKNSSDLNDVKVSVLGAGSWGTTLADLLGRKGLRTTLWVREAELLETMEKTGENEIFLPGVKISENVLPTGSLEVACRAPLIVCAVPTHGAREVFKEAARFISDPETVIVSASKGIEEETGMRVSEIMADMLPPVRAVVVLSGPSFAREVAMGKPTALCAASANTEAALLVQKTFSTDCFRVYTNSDVTGVELGGALKNIIAIASGICGGLGLGPNARAALITRGLAEMTRLGTALGARAETFSGLSGLGDLVLTCTDEMSRNYTVGLRVGRGEKLWTIMSEMKMVAEGVRTSRAVKTLAERHGVEMPITGEVCSVLYEDKDPRKAVMELMTRRLRRE
- a CDS encoding protein-L-isoaspartate(D-aspartate) O-methyltransferase, whose product is MYRRAPSQAAVTALALLGLLCGAGAQGADPYEKVRALMVERQIEARGIKDRRVLEAMATVPRHEFVPETYRDEAYADHPLPIGEGQTISQPYVVALMTELLDLKGGEKVLEIGTGSGYQAAVLAAVTERVYTMEIRAALAKEAAARLERLGYRQVRTRLGDGYYGWPEEAPFDAIIVTAAANHVPPPLLAQLKEGGRLVIPIGSTRYYQTLTRITRVEGEFEVEHVTSVMFVPMVGAAQKQRP
- the pabB gene encoding aminodeoxychorismate synthase component I, which produces MHQERIAIESPAAALRAISRLEMPFACRCQAEGAGGPLVLLGAEPYMVLSCDGRGTRLSGARDGLFADPFSALSAIIADHAPLPEAEGPFPFNGGAFGYFSYDLKDLVEPSRRPASQPAASQAVELAAAGLPRALLGFYDPVIVWEEETRRAWAVSYQTQGWQGRLERLREALSLGGPEPGALRPSRFCLSDFTREGYMEAVERAIDYIAAGDIYQVNLSQRLVLEWSAPALRAFEALGGTDGAPFSAYLDAGPFQVVSNSPELLLRVRGRRAETRPIKGTRRRGADRRADRAMVDELRNSPKERAEHVMIVDLERNDLGRVCEPGTVRVRSFGRIETFPGLHHMVSVVEGRLREGVDSAQCLRNVFPGGSITGAPKIRAMEIIDELEPTPRELYTGAVGWCDLSGDMELAMAIRTAVVKDGLMYLGVGGAVVADSDPACEYDETILKAAGFLAVAGVNDGLRIRKR
- a CDS encoding branched-chain amino acid aminotransferase, giving the protein MGYAYVNGEMVPAEKAAVSVFDRGFLYGDGLFETMKAYDGRVFLFREHMERLRRGAVALGISTSPLKGLRRAAAELMERNGLVRGEARLRVTLTRGVFDGGHGPVGRTRPTVVLTAGALDDGALSRLRRRGVRAVLASVPAPPLAAFKTLNYLPCVMAKAGARRAGAFEALFTTADGRLTEGTSTNLFIARDGTLLTPPPESGLLPGITRRAVMEMAGEAGISVVEADLRSRDLYEADEAMLTNSIIEVVPLVAVGDRPIGTGAPGDLTRLVQSLYSAALSRLASRRRAAAP
- a CDS encoding sensor domain-containing diguanylate cyclase is translated as MKPADAKGPGGESEGAADGGSGHTRWTPELDTLVEVGKAVTSSLDITHILKVVMEKISELFRPSNWSLLLLDERSGELTFEIVVGEGAEKIRELRLKPGEGIAGWVAREGVPLLVPDVATDPRFCGKIDRLAGFSTKSVVCVPLKAKGRCQGVIELINSVESFTEDDLRLLSALADYTAIAIENAKYLDKVEELTITDDLTGLYNTRHLHSCLEYEVERARRYEYDVSMIFLDIDSFKSINDRYGHLRGSRLLCEAGSLIRKNVRSADIVCRYGGDEFVVLLPQTSKKNAMAAAEKLREALRSHSFLRGDGLDCRITASFGVASFPADAKDKYELISLADRAMYKIKNLTKDGVSCL
- the prsK gene encoding PEP-CTERM system histidine kinase PrsK, whose amino-acid sequence is MSLYAYLALLPAASVVLCASLGLFTLSRNPRNPANIGLFGGLAALTVVETGAAFMLLHAGDATGLVAGARLAAAGMALLPPLWLVFTLSFARSEPAAVLRRWSPVLAAFTLLSLVFIYIICLHAPSPLRAVQPSLFAPSRHTVTVSTAGRYLAVYVILGLLPSLAHLENTLRSSTGGKRWSVKYIVFGVGAVLVFFVYLASQMMLLGAMELELMATVSAVILISVSLLAVFIIRYRLMDVDIFISRYVVYNSLVLLIVGIYLIAVGLIAHGIKYFDLPFDYFVTTLFVFAALLLLMVLLFNTQLRRRFQLFINRHFYSHKYEFRDKWMETIERLGSCTTVAATADILVEMISETMGTKKVFLWLHEPGMKRYRLIRPPDENSSIGEDHPIVRHLSSRKRPFFLKEAMEREKRDEEAADALERLAEQTGAVLCAPLAAGDELLGFTLQQPDLSGEEYRQDDFDILGAFTAQAAVQIKNAILTDDLMDMKAVEGFHKMSSFIMHDLKNLTNSLSLVSQNARHNMDNPDFQRDAIKTVDGTVRRMKELIGRLSTIRKGLELRREPTDLSAVIEEAVAKTVVPPEKEITLTRELREMGPVMVDPMAMEMVLVNLISNACDAIACRGRVHVSSEASDGFARIEVSDDGEGMSAEFMEHSLFKPFMSTKSGGIGIGLYQCKIIVEAHKGRIEAESEEGRGTTFTIRLPL